The Candidatus Eisenbacteria bacterium genome window below encodes:
- a CDS encoding NAD(P)-binding protein, giving the protein MTVSPDYDVIVVGAGHNGLAATALLASRGFRVLCLEKNAYVG; this is encoded by the coding sequence TGACCGTCTCGCCCGACTACGACGTCATCGTGGTGGGCGCGGGCCACAACGGCCTCGCCGCCACCGCGCTGCTGGCGTCCCGCGGGTTCCGTGTCCTCTGCCTCGAGAAGAACGCCTACGTCGG